One window of the Acidimicrobiia bacterium genome contains the following:
- the gatA gene encoding Asp-tRNA(Asn)/Glu-tRNA(Gln) amidotransferase subunit GatA — protein sequence MDATKLAASVRSGEKSAAEVAEEALARIEAQDSTINAFTALNGELAEQAQAIDAAVAAGESVGPLAGVPVAVKDNIVTKGLTTTAASRMLEGWIPPYDATVITALVNAGALVIGKTNLDEYGMGSSTENSIFGPTKNPLDPTKVAGGSSGGSAAAVASGMVPLALGSDTGGSTRQPAAFCGLVGVKPTYGRVSRYGLVALASSLDQIGPMAATVADAALLLEAISGHDPLDTTSYNTPVPAFSDNLDEGVDGLRIGLVSELMGQEIDSEIVERTQAAAQALREAGAQVEEVSIPSWSLGVSVYQFLMSGEASSNLARLDGVRYGLQVSGATSAEMMAASRSAGFGNEVKRRLLLGTYVLSAGHYEDYYEKAQRARTLIINETVDAFGHFDLLLSPTTTSVAFRLGEDRDPKERYISDMCSVPANLTGAPAVTVPFGRNREGLPIGVQLIGNSYQEHTMLVAARTLEATNE from the coding sequence ATGGACGCCACCAAACTTGCCGCTAGTGTGCGCAGCGGTGAAAAGAGCGCGGCCGAGGTAGCGGAAGAAGCTCTGGCCCGCATCGAAGCACAAGATTCCACCATTAATGCTTTTACAGCACTAAACGGTGAACTAGCAGAACAAGCCCAAGCTATCGATGCCGCGGTGGCAGCGGGTGAATCGGTAGGGCCACTTGCTGGCGTCCCCGTAGCGGTAAAAGACAACATCGTGACCAAAGGGCTGACTACCACGGCCGCTTCAAGAATGCTTGAAGGCTGGATTCCGCCCTATGACGCTACCGTGATCACTGCGTTGGTTAACGCCGGCGCTTTGGTGATTGGTAAAACCAACCTCGATGAGTACGGGATGGGTTCCAGCACCGAAAATTCTATTTTCGGCCCGACTAAGAATCCGCTTGACCCCACCAAAGTCGCTGGAGGTTCAAGCGGAGGCAGCGCCGCTGCTGTTGCTTCCGGCATGGTTCCCTTGGCCCTTGGCAGCGACACGGGCGGATCCACCCGCCAACCGGCAGCGTTTTGTGGCCTGGTTGGAGTTAAACCTACCTATGGTCGGGTGTCGCGTTACGGCTTAGTGGCTTTGGCGTCATCACTTGACCAAATAGGCCCCATGGCCGCCACCGTTGCCGATGCGGCATTGTTGTTGGAAGCAATCAGCGGCCACGATCCGCTCGACACCACCTCCTACAACACCCCAGTGCCCGCATTTAGCGACAACCTGGACGAAGGCGTAGATGGTCTACGCATTGGCCTCGTTAGCGAGCTGATGGGCCAGGAAATTGACAGCGAAATTGTGGAACGAACCCAAGCTGCGGCCCAGGCGTTACGTGAAGCCGGGGCACAAGTGGAAGAGGTCTCAATTCCTTCGTGGTCACTTGGCGTGTCGGTCTACCAATTCCTGATGAGCGGCGAGGCTTCCAGCAATTTGGCACGTCTCGACGGTGTTCGTTACGGCTTACAAGTAAGTGGTGCCACCAGTGCTGAAATGATGGCCGCTTCGCGTTCGGCTGGTTTCGGTAACGAAGTGAAACGGCGTTTGCTGTTGGGTACCTATGTGCTCTCGGCCGGACATTACGAGGACTACTACGAAAAAGCACAACGAGCTCGAACCCTCATAATCAACGAAACTGTCGATGCGTTTGGCCATTTCGACCTGTTGCTTTCACCAACCACCACCAGTGTGGCTTTCAGGCTCGGTGAAGACCGTGACCCGAAAGAACGTTACATCTCGGATATGTGCAGCGTGCCTGCCAACCTAACGGGTGCTCCAGCCGTGACCGTACCCTTTGGCCGTAACCGTGAAGGCCTGCCCATAGGGGTGCAGTTAATAGGTAACTCCTATCAAGAACACACGATGTTGGTAGCGGCTCGAACTTTGGAGGCGACAAATGAGTGA
- the gatC gene encoding Asp-tRNA(Asn)/Glu-tRNA(Gln) amidotransferase subunit GatC: protein MSYSISREDVAKMAKLAELRLDDQELESFTAQLVQTLEFAEDLDQAIVDPLPITILPLEGVNVMRPDVVVQPLPREALMAAAANVEENQFRVPPALGES from the coding sequence ATGTCCTATTCGATATCGCGTGAAGATGTAGCCAAAATGGCGAAGCTTGCCGAACTGCGCCTAGATGATCAAGAGCTAGAAAGCTTTACTGCTCAGCTAGTGCAAACACTCGAGTTCGCCGAAGACCTCGACCAAGCGATTGTTGATCCACTCCCCATCACGATTCTTCCACTTGAGGGGGTGAACGTGATGCGCCCCGATGTGGTGGTGCAGCCATTGCCACGAGAAGCACTGATGGCCGCCGCTGCCAATGTTGAAGAGAACCAATTTCGGGTGCCGCCAGCGTTAGGAGAATCATAA